The genomic region AGCACCGGCACGCCCTCGTGCAGGAGGCCGATCAGCGTGGTGAAGCTCGGCCGGCCGGTGATGAAGCTCTTGGTGCCGTCGATCGGGTCGAGCACCCATTGCCAGGGGCTCGCCTCGCGTTCCGCCCCGAACTCCTCGCCGATCACGCCGTGATCGGGGAAGCGCTCGGCGAGCAGGGCGCGGATCGCCCGCTCGGCCGCCCGGTCGGCCGCTGTCACCGGGCTCGCATCCCCCTTGCGGAGGATGGAGAGGCGCTCGCGGAAGAAGGGGCGCGCAACGGCGGCCGCAACGTCGGCCGCCGCCTCGGCAACCCGTGCGGCCGCCTCGAGGTCAAGCCCCACGTCGGGCGTCAGGGAAGCGGCTTCGGTTCGGCGGCGAGGCTGCGGAGGAAGGCGATCACGTCAGCGCGCTGCGCCGCGGAGGCGATGCCGTTGAACGCCATCCGGGTTCCGGGGGCGTAGGCCCGGGGCGCGGCGAGGAACTGGTTGAGCTCCTCGTAATCCCACGGCCGGTCGCGCATGCCGACAAGCGCCGCCGAGTACTGGAAGCCCTCGGCATGGGCATGCGGCGCGCCGACGATGCCCCAGAGATTGGGGCCGACGCCGTTCCGGCCACCCTGGTTGAAGCTGTGGCAGGAGGCGCACTGGCGCTGCGCGATCGCCTGGCCGTTCTGCGGGTTGGCGGAGGCGAGCAGCGGCCCGATCGGCTCGATCGCAGGGGCGGCGGGGGCGGCCGGCGCTGCCGCGTCACCACCGGCCGGGGCGCCGGCGATCTCGAGCACCGATCGCTCGAGCCGCTTGGGGTGCACGAGCGCATCGCCGATGATGCCCGTGACCATGAAAACGATGCCAGCCGTCAGGATCGCGGCAAGCATCTTGTTCAGTTCCATGCTCATGGCGTGATCCCGGCTCCTCGCAACCCACGCTACGCCCTGCCCCGCGGAGCTGGGGCTTTTCAGGCGCGCGGCAGTCCATTAGGGCATCGCCCGCCGCCCCTCAACCCTCTTGCCGCAGAGCAGCATGCTGAGACGCCCGCTCCGATGCGCCCGATCGTCCTGATCCCGGCCCGCATGGCGTCGTCGCGCCTGCCCGGCAAGCCGCTCGCGCCGATCGCCGGCCGGCCGATGATCCTGCATGTGCTCGATCGCGCCCGCGCGGCCGGGGTCGGGCCCGTCGCGGTCGCCTGCGCCGAGGAGGAGATCGCCGCCGCCGTCCGCTCGGCCGGCGGCACCGCGGTGCTCACCGACCCTGACCTTCCCTCCGGCTCGGACCGCTGCTTCGCCGCCCTCTGCGCGCTCGACGCGGAAGGACGCCACGACGTGGTGGTGAACCTCCAGGGCGACCTTCCGACGCTCGAGCCGGAGGCGATCCGCGCCGTGCTCCGCCCGCTGGCCGACCCGGCCGTCGACATCGCCACCCTGGTCACCGCCATCCACGACGCCTCGGAGGCGATGGCGCCGAATTTCGTCAAGGCGGCGGTGGTGTTCGGCGAGGGCCAGGACTCGGCCCGGGCGCTCTACTTCTCGCGCCTGCCGGTGCCCTACGGCCCCGGGCCGCTGTGGCACCACATCGGCATCTATGCTTGGCGCCGGCCGGCGCTCGCTCGGTTTGTCGCTCTGCCGCCCTCGGGGCTCGAACAGCGCGAGAAGCTCGAGCAGCTGCGCGCCCTCGAGGCCAACATGACGATCGCATGCACGCGGATCACAACCGCCCCCTTCGGCGTCGACACGCCGGAGGATCTTGCGCGGGCGCGCGTTCTCCTCGAAGGACACGACCCGTGACCAAACCTGCTGCGACGGAGGGCGTGATCGCCTTCCAGGGCCTGCCCGGGGCCTATTCCGACCTCGCCTGCCGCACCGCCTATCCGAAGATGCGCACCCTTCCCTGCCCGAGCTTCGAGGATGCGATCGCGGCCGTGCGCGAGGGGCGCGCGCAGCTCGCCATGCTGCCCTGCGAGAACAGCCTCGCCGGCCGGGTGCCCGACATCCACCGGCTCCTGCCCGACAGCGGCCTGTATGTGGTGGCGGAGCAGTTCCAGCGCGTCGAGCACTGCCTGCTTGCGCCGAAGGGCGCCACGCTTGCGGGGCTCAAGCGCGCGCGCAGCCACGCGGTCGCGCTCGGCCAGGTGCGGAACGTGCTGCGCGAGCTCGGCCTCGAGCCGGTGATCGAGGCCGACACGGCGGGAGCTGCCGCGCACGTCGCCGAGCTCGGCGGCACCGAGGATGCGGCGATCGCCTCCGCGCTTGCCGCCGAGATCTACGGGCTCGAGATCCTGCGGCGGAACGTCGAGGACGCGCCGCACAACACCACCCGCTTCTACGTGATGGCGCGCGAGGCCGCTCCGCCGCCGCCCGACACGCCCGGGTTGATGACGACGTTTGTCTTCCGCGTTCGGAACGTTCCGGCCGCTCTCTACAAGGCGCTTGGCGGCTTCGCCACCAACGGCGTGAACCTGACCAAGCTCGAAAGCTACATGGTAGGCGGCGCCTTCACCGCCACCCAATTCCTGTGCGACGTCGAGGGCCACCCGGAACAGGGGCCGCTGCGGCGCGCGCTCGAGGAGCTGCAGTTCTTCTCGCGCGAGACCCGCGTGCTCGGCGTCTACCGCGCCCACCCCTACCGTCTGCAGATGGCGTCGGGGGACTGAGCGGGGCGACGACCCGGCCGGCCCAGCCTCTCGCGGTCAGTATCCCGACGGTGCCCGCGGCGTCGGCTGCGGCCCGGCCGCGGGAGCTGCCGGCGGCGGGCGGCCCTCCTCGCCGAACCGGACGGGCCGGGCCGGCTCGACGCTGAAGCCCGCCTGGCCGAGCGCGCCTTCGCGCACAAGACAGGCCGTGTAGATGTTCCGCTCCGCCCAGGCGAGCTCGTCGCGCCAGCGGTCATGCGCCTCGCCCTGGGTCAGGGAGGGCTGGCGTCGGGCGATTTCGCGCACGGCCGGTGCGTCGGCCGCCTCGCTCCGGCAGGCGATGACGCGCGGGTCGTCCGCGGCGAGGCCGGCCGGAACCGGCAGTTCGGAGCGCCCGATGCCGCAGCCGGCGAGCGCGAGCAGGGCCATGAGCCTCGCCGCCCTCATCTCTCCACCCAGTCCTCGATCAGGCGTCGCGCGATGCTGTCGACCCGCGGCAGGCGCAGCCCGAGCTTTTCGATGTCGCGGATCTCCTCGCGGGTGAACCAGCGCGCGTCCTTGAGTTCCTCCGTGTCGATCCTGAGGGTGGGGTCGTCGGCGACCGCGTAGAAGCCGAGCATGATGGAGGAGGGGAAGGGCCAGGGCTGGCTCGAGTGGTAACGCACGTCGCGCACCACGAGGCCCGCCTCCTCGAACACCTCACGCGCCACCGCTTCCTCGAGGCTCTCGCCCGGTTCGACGAAGCCGGCGAGCGTCGAATACATGCGTGCGAGCGGGAAACGGTGGCTGTGCGCGAGCAGGCAGCGTTCGACGCCCGCCGCGTCGCGGTGCGAGACGAGCATGATCACGGCCGGGTCAGTGCGCGGGAAGTGCGTCGCCCCGCACGCGAGGCAGGCCATCACATGCCCGGCGCTGCGCGGCTCGCAGCGCCCGCCGCAGACGCAACAGAACCCGTGCCGGCCCTGCCAGTGCATCAGCCCGCGCGCCTGCGCAAGCACCGCCGCTTCGGCGGGGTCAAGCTGCCCCGCCACCGTGCGGATGTCAGCGAAGGCGACGCCGCCGAGCTCGGCGACGAGCGGCTCGGGGTCGTCGACGTCGGAGAGGTCGAGCGCGAACACCGCGCGCTCTCCCCAGAGGCCGAGGAAGGCGTGCCGGCGCCGCTCGAGCCCGATGGCCGCGGCGGCGAGGGTGGTGAGGAACACGGCCTCGGGCGAGCCGCTCTCGAGGCCGCGCAGGAGCGACTTCGTCCGCCAGACCGGAGCGAACAGCGTGTCGGGGTCAGCGAGCGCGCGGGCGATGAAAGCAGCGTCGTCGCGCCGGTGCGCGGCGCGGTCGAGCGGGCTTCCCGTATACGGATTCGGTCGGCGTGCGAGGCTCATCGGCGGGCGGGCGTGACCCTGCCACGCGTCGCCGTCCGCGTCCATGCGGGTTCGGACGGGCCGCCCGCTGCGGGGGTGGCCGTGACGTGCCGCGGCGTGCTAGACCATGGCTTGGGAGGTTGGCGGCGGACGGGCTCCTCGCCAACCCGGTCAGGTCCGGAAGGAAGCAGCCGTAACGGGTTCTTGCCCGGGTCGCCCGCCAGCCTCCCACCCTCTCCCCCGCCGCCGGGACGCGATGGCCAACCTGTTCGGAGACGAGCCGCCGCTTCAGGGCGCTCCCCCGCCGCAGGAGGGCCTTGGCCTGTTTGGCGACGCCCTGGCGCAGTCCCCCGCACCCGCCGCCGCGGCCGCGCCGCCTCCCTACCGCGTGCTCGCCCGGAAATACCGGCCGCAGGAGTTCGCGGAGCTGATCGGCCAGGAGGCGATGGTGCGCACGCTGACCAACGCCTTCGCCTCCGGGCGGATCGCCCATGCCTTCATGCTCACCGGCGTGCGCGGCGTGGGCAAAACGACGACCGCCCGCATCATCGCCCGCGCCCTCAACTGTCTCGGCCCCGATGGGGCGAACGACCGCCCCACCATCACGCCCTGCGGTGTGTGCGCCAATTGCCGCGCCATCGCCGAGGACCGGCACCCCGACGTGATCGAGATGGACGCCGCCTCCCGCACCGGCGTCGATGACATCCGCGAGATCATCGAGGGCGTGCGCTTCCGCCCGCTTTCGGCGCGGCAGAAGGTCTACATCATCGACGAAGTGCACATGCTCTCGCGCAACGCGTTCAACGCTCTGCTCAAGACGCTCGAGGAGCCGCCCGCGCATGTGACCTTCATTTTCGCCACCACCGAGATCCGCAAGGTTCCGGTCACCGTCCTCTCCCGCTGCCAGCGCTTCGATCTGAGGCGCATCGACTCGGCGCGGCTCGCCGAGCATTTCCGCAGCATCGCCGCGAAGGAGGGGGCTTCCGTCGAGGAGGGCGCTCTGCGCCTGATCGCCCGCGCCGCCGACGGCTCGGTGCGCGACGGGCTGTCGCTGCTTGACCAGGCGATCGCGCTCGCGGGCGACGGCCCGGTCACCGAGGCGTCGGTGCGCGACATGCTCGGGCTCGCCGACCGCGAGGCGGTGTTCGACCTGTTCGAGGCGGTGATGTCGGGACGGGTGGCCGAGGCGTTGGCCTTGCTCGCGGAAGCGAATTCTGTCGGCGCCGACCCGGGCGTGGTGATCGCCGATCTGCTCGCCGTCACCCACACGGTCACACGGCTCAAGCTCGCGCCCGCGCTCGCCGAGAGCGCGGCCCTCTCCGAGGCCGAGCGGACGCGCGGTGCGTCGCTCGCCGCCGCGCTTCCGCTGCCGCAGCTCGGCCGTGCCTGGCAGATGCTCCTCAAGGGGCTTGCGGAGGTGAACGAGGCGCCTGACCGGCTCGCCGCCGCCGAGATGGTTCTGATCCGGCTCGCCCATGTCGCCGACCTGCCCACACCGGGCGAGATCATCCGACGCCTCGCCAGCGATCAGGCTACGTCGCCGTCGCCCCCCCGGGCCCCGGGCGGCGGCGGCGGCGCGCTCCGCGCCATCGCCGGCGGGGCAGGGCGGCCTCTGCCGGAGCCAGCGCCTGAGCCCGCTCCGCCCCCCGGCTCCGTGCCCGCGATCGCGAGCCTCGCCGACATCGCTGCTCTCGCCGCGGCGCGCCGGGAACCGACGCTCGCGGCACTGATCGCAAGCCGCGTCCATCTCGTCCGGATCGAGCCCGGGCTTCTCGAGATACGCCCCGACGAGGACGCGCCGCGCGACCTCGCCTCCCGAATCGCCGCCCTGCTCTCGGAGGCGACCGGCCGGCGCTGGACGGTCGCGATCTCGACCGAAGCGGGATCGCCGACTCTCGCCGAGCTCGAACAGGCGGAGGCCGCCCGCCTGCGCGCCGCAATCGAGCAGGAGCCGCTCGTGCGGGCGATCCTCAACACCTTCCCCGGTGCGACGATCGAGGCGATCCGCCCGCGTGCCATGCTGCCGGATGCGGCTGTCGACGACGATACGAACGAGGACGAGGACGGATGAAGAATCTCGCCAACATGATGAAGCAGGCGCAGGAGATGCAGGCGCGCATGCACGAGATGCAGGAGCGCCTCGCCCAGGCCGAGGTCGAGGGCGTGGCCGGCGCGGGCATGGTGCGCGTCACGATGACGGGCAAGGGCGAGGTCAGGCGGCTCAAGATCGACCGCTCGCTCGTCGATCCGGAAGAGGTCGAGGTGCTCGAGGACCTCGTGGTCGCCGCCCTTGCCGACGCCCGGGCGAAGTCGGAGGCGATGGTGGCGGAGGAGATGGGCAAGCTGACAGGCGGCCTCGCCCTGCCGGCGGGTCTCAAGCTCCCGTTCTGAGCCGATGCCAGGCCCCGGGCCGATGGGGCCCGAGCTCGAGCGGCTGATCCTGCTGCTCGCCAAGGTGCCGGGGCTCGGGCCGCGCAGCGCGCGCCGCGCCGCGCTTGCGCTCCTGCAGAAGCGGGAGACGCTGATGCGCCCGCTCGCCGAGGCGCTCGCGGCGGCGGCCGAGGCGATCCGCCCCTGTTCCGTGTGCGGCAACCTCGACACGTCCGACCCCTGCGGGCTCTGCGCCGATCAGCGTCGTGACCGCGGCACGATCTGCGTGGTCGAGACGGTGGGCGACCTCTGGGCGCTCGAGCGCGCGGCCGCGCATCGCGGTCTCTACCACGTGCTCGGCGGCACGCTCTCGGCGCTCGCGGGACAGCGGCCGGAAGACCTCGCGATCGAGACGCTGATTCGCCGGGTGGCCTCGGGCGGGGTGCGGGAGGTGATCCTCGCCACCTCGGCGACGGTCGATGGCCAGACGACGGCGCACTACCTTGCCGAGCGGCTGCGCGCGACGGGGGTTGCGATCACACAGCTCGCCCACGGCGTGCCCGTGGGCGGAGAGCTCGTCTATCTCGACGACGGAACGATCGCCGCGGCGCTTGCCGCGCGACGGCCCGCCTAGCGACGCATGCGCTGCGTTGCGCAGCGGCAGGGCGAGCGAACGCACGCCCGCGTCCGGCAAGCCTCTCGCCCACCGAGCATCGCCGCACCGGCTGCGACCGTCAGGACCACGAGGACAACCGACAGCATCGTCGCACCCCTCACACACCCCTCTCGTGTTGCTGCCCCTCAGACGTGGCGCGGGCGGGGGAAGAGTGAAGGTCCGGCCATCCATCTCACGCAACCGTGAGCGAAACGGTCATCCGGGCAGGAGCGCTCCCACCGCCGCCCCCGTCATGCAGCAGGCGAGCGTGCCGGCGAGCGTCGCGGCAGGGCCGAGCGTGGCGATCTCGCCCCGACGCTCGGGCACGAGCGCGCCCAAGCCCCCGACGATGATCCCCATCGAGCCCGGGTTGGCGAAGCCGCAGAGCGCCCAGGCGAGGATGATCCGCGTCCGTTCCGATAGCACTGCGCCCGAGCGTGCGAAGTCGAGATAGGCGACGAACTCGTTGATCACGAGCTTGAGCCCCAGGAGCCGCGACGCCTCCGCCGCCTCCGCTCCGCCGATCCCCATCGCGAGCGCGACGGGCCGCATCAGCCAGGCCGCGATCTTCTCGAGCGTGACGCCCGCGATCGGAACGAGTGCGGCGTTGATCAGGGCGACGAGCGCGACGAACACGACGAGCGCCGCGATCACCCCGAGCAGGATGGCGAGCCCGTCCGCCGTGCCGCGGGCGACCGCCTCCATCGCGCCAGCGTAGAGCCGAGGCGGCGGCAGCGCTTCCGCCTCGCTGCTGCCCGGGTCAGGCGGCAGCATCAGACGCGCGACCAGCACCGCCGCCGGCGCGCTGACGAGGCTTGCGGCGACGAGCTGTCCGGCCGCGTCGGGCAGGACGTCGCGCAGGAAAACGGAATAGACCGCGAGCGTGTTGCCCGAGATGGTGGCAAGCCCCGCCGTCATCACCACGAAGAGATCGGCGCGGGAGAGCCCCGCGAGCCAGGGGCGGACGAGCAACGGCGCCTCGATCATGCCGACGAAGACGTTGGCCGCGGTGGCGAAACCGGCCGCGCCGCCAAGGTTGAAGCCGCGCGCAAGCAGAACCGCCATGCCGCGCACCGCGAGCGGCAGGACGCCGAGATGGTACAGCAGCGCCGAGAGGGCCCCGACCACGAGGATCAGGGGCAGCGCCCGGAAGGCGAGGATGAAGGAGGAGCCCGGCCCGGTCTCGGCGAAGGGGAGCGGCGCGCCCCCGAGATAGCCGAACACGAGCGCCGTGCCGGCCTCGGTCGCGCGCGCGAGCGCGTCAACGGCCGAGCCGATCGCGCCGAGCGCTGCGCGCACGGGGGGAAGCCACAGAAGCAAAGCCGCGAGCGCAAGCTGCACGGCAAGCCCCACCAGGATCAGACGCCAGGGCACGGCAGCGGGGCCCCGCACGCGCCCGAAACCCCAGGCGAGGGCGGCGAAGGCGAAGAGCCCGAGCGCGGAGACGAGCTGCGTCGTCACGGCGTCGGCAGCGGCGACGGCGGGTCGTCGAGCCTCACCTCGGCGATCCGTTCCGCTTGGCGCTCGATCTTCTCGGTCGAGATCGCGATCTGCCGGACGTCCTCCTGCGCCTGGCCGAAGTGGCGCTTGAGCTGCTCGACACGCTCGGCGAGGCGGCGGACATCCTCCGCCAGACGCTCCACATGGTACTGGATGGTCCGCGCTTCCCGGCGCATCCGCGCATCCCGTGCGACGGCCCGCATGGTGTTGAGGATCGCCATCATCGTCGTCGGCGAGACGATCCAGACGCGCCTGCGGAACGCCTCCTCGATCACAGCAGGGAATTCGGCATGCAGCGTGGCGTAGACGGCCTCGGAGGGAACGAACAGGAGAGCGCTGTCCGCCGTCTCGCCGGGCAGGATGTACTTCGCCGCGATGTCGCGCACATGCTTCAGCACATCGGCGGCGAACTGGCGCTCGGCCGCCTTGCGGTCCGCCTCCGCCTCGGCGGACCGAAGCCGCCGGAAGGCCTCGAGCGGGAACTTGCTGTCGACGCCGACCGGCCCTGGCGGATCGGGCAGCTTGAGGAGGCAATCGACGCGCGTGCCGTTCGAGAGCGTGTGCTGCTCCGCATACTCGCTTGGCGCCAGCACGTCGCGCACCAGAGCCATCAGCTGCGCTTCCGCGAACGCCCCGCGCGCCTGCTTGTTGCCGAGCAGGGTCTGAAGCCCCGTCACCTGCTCGGAGAGCGCGGCGATCGTCCGCTGCGCCTGGTCGATCACGGCGAGCCGCTCGCCGACCTTGCCGAGGCTCTCAAGGGTCGCCTGCGCGGCCGACGCAAGGCGCGCATCAAGTCGTTCCTTCAGCGTATCGACCGCGGCCGAGAGGGCGCGCTCCTGCGCGGCGAGCCGGTCGGCGAGCGCCGCTTCCTGCGCGCTGAGCGCCATCGCCTGGGCCTGCTGGTCGCGCCCGATCTGGTCGAGGCGGCCCGCAAGCATCGCCTGCTGGTCGCGCAGCGCGTTTACGGCTGCGGCAAGTTCGGCCGGCACCGCCGACCGGCGCGCCAGCACAAGAAGGAGGATCGCGAGGAGGAGCACGAGCGCGACCGGCGCCCATGCCGGCCACTGGGAGAGCAGGGCCTCCATCGCGCTCAGTGCCGGAAATGGCGCATGCCGGTGAACACCATCGCAAGCCCCCGCTCGTCGGCGGCCTTGATCACCTCCTCGTCGCGCACCGATCCGCCGGGCTGGATCACCGCCGTCGCCCCTGCCTCGGCGGCGCTGATCAGACCGTCGGCGAACGGGAAGAAGGCATCGGAGGCGACCACCGAGCCGCGGGTGAGCGCCTCGCCAAGCCCCTGTGCCTTGGCGGCTTCGGCCGACTTCCAGGCGGCGATCCGGGCGCTGTCCACCCGGCTCATCTGCCCCGCCCCGATGCCGACCGTGGCGCCCCCCTTCGCATAGACGATCGCGTTCGACTTCACGTGCTTGACGACCCGGAAGGCAAAGACGAGATCGGCAAGCTCGGCGTCGGTCGGCGCGCGTTTCGTGACAACGCGCAACAATCCTGGCTCGCAGCGGCCAATGTCGCGCGTCTGGGCCAGGAACCCGCCCGAGACCGAGCGGAAGGCGAGCCCAGGAGCGGCCGGGTCGGGCAGGCCGCCGGCGAGCAGGAGCCGAAGGTTACGCTTGCGTGCGAACACCGCCTTCGCCCCTTCGGTCGCATCGGGGGCGATCACGACCTCGGTGAAGATCGAAGCGATCCGCTCCGCTGCCGCCTCGTCGAGCGGCCGGTTGGCGGCGACGATGCCGCCGAAGGCCGAGACGGGGTCGCAGGCGAGAGCGCGGTCCCAGGCCTCGGCCAGCGTCGAGCCGATCGCCGCGCCGCAGGGGTTGGCGTGCTTGACGATCACGATCGCGGGCTGTTCGAACTCGGCGACGCACTCGTAAGCCGCATCGGTGTCAGCGATGTTGTTGTAGGAGAGCTCCTTGCCCTGGACCTGGCGCGCGGTGGCCACGCCGGGGCGGTCGTCGGTGCGGTAGAAGGCGGCCTCCTGGTGCGGGTTCTCGCCGTAGCGCAGCGTCTGGGCGAGCGTTGCGGCGAAGGCGGCGCGCGGCGGGAAGAGCACGCCGTTGGCGGCGGCGAACCAGCGGGCGATCGCGGCGTCGTAGGCGGCGGTGCGGGCGAAGGCCTCGGCCGCGAGGCGTCGTCGCGTGGCAAGCGTCGTCCCGCCCTTCTCTGCGAGCTCGGCACGCACCTCCGAGAGGTGGTCGGGTGCGGTGAGCACGGCGACGAAGGCGTGGTTCTTCGCCGCCGCGCGGATCAGCGCCGGGCCGCCGATGTCGATGTTCTCCACACACTCGTCGAAGCCCTTTCCCTCGGCCACGGCCGTTTCGAAGGGGTAGAGGTTGACCGCGAGCAGGTCGATCGGGCCGATCCCGTGCGCGGCGAGCGACGCCATGTGGGCCGGGTCGTCGCGCCGGGCGAGCAGCCCCCCATGGACCTGTGGGGCGAGCGTCTTGACCCGCCCGTCTAGGATCTCGGGAAAGCCCGAGAGCTCGGCCACGTCACGCACCACAAGCCCGGCCTCGCGCAGGGCGCGTGCCGTCCCTCCCGTCGAGACGAGCTCGACGCCGAGGCCCGAGAGGAAGCTCGCGAAGGGAACGATCCCGGTCTTGTCGGAGACGGAGAGCAGGGCGCGTCGGACCGGCAGCGTGTCTGTCATGGGGCGGGTTCCGGAGAGTGGCGGCGGGGATTATAGGCCGAGGAGCTCGATCTGGCGGGCGATCACGCGAGACTCGTCATAGAGCGCGCGGGCGCGGGCAAGCCCGGCGGCGCCGAGGCGCGCGCGTAAGCCCGGGTCGGCCACGAGGCGGCCGAGCGCGTCGGCGAGCGCCGCGGCGTCGCCGACCGGCACGAGCAGCCCCGTCTCGCCATGCACCACCTGTTCGCGTGTGCCGCGGATGTCGGTTGCGACGACGGGCAGCCCGGTCATCATCGCCTCCGCAACGGTGCGCGGCATGCCCTCGAACTCGGAGGGAAGCACGAAGATGTCCGCCGCGCGGAGGACCCGCTCGACATCACTCCGCGCCCCGAACAGGGCGAGGCGCGGGCCGAGGCGGGCGCGCGCGGCGGCGAGGATGTCGTCGATCCGGTCGCCATGGTCCGTCGGCAGGCGTTCGCCGACCACCCAGACATGCGCTTCGGGAAGCCGTTCCGCGGCGGCAAGAAGTGGCCCGTGGCCCTTGTGCGCGACGAGGCGCGAGACGATCACGAGCACCACCGTGCCGTCCTCCGCCCCGAACTCGGCCCGCAAGGCCGCGCGGTCGGCACGCTCTCGGTCATTCGCGGGGGGATGGAACCGGGCGGCATCCACTCCGTTGCCGATCGCAACAGCGCCCGAGCGGGGCGCGAGGCGAAGACGCTCGGCGAGCCGCGCCTCCTCGGCGCTCTGGGTGAACAGCG from Elioraea tepida harbors:
- a CDS encoding glycosyltransferase; the protein is MTARRILEVAAIDFQVWHFLMPLMRALRARGHGVEVAARDGPYFDAVRAEGFTVHPIPFSRSLDLRAHRIAYRALSDLLKRERFDIVHGHYPVAGHLARLAARRAGVPEIVYTSHGYSFLKPGNPFVRAAMFAAEAVAARCQTTLFTQSAEEARLAERLRLAPRSGAVAIGNGVDAARFHPPANDRERADRAALRAEFGAEDGTVVLVIVSRLVAHKGHGPLLAAAERLPEAHVWVVGERLPTDHGDRIDDILAAARARLGPRLALFGARSDVERVLRAADIFVLPSEFEGMPRTVAEAMMTGLPVVATDIRGTREQVVHGETGLLVPVGDAAALADALGRLVADPGLRARLGAAGLARARALYDESRVIARQIELLGL